CGTAGAAAGCTTGCCTAATTTCATCACCCAAAGGAGAACGTCATGCCGTTACTTGAAGTCACTCAAACCCGTCACCTCAGCGCTTCCATCCGCCTCACTGATTCGACTGCCACGCAGGTCGACCAGTACGCCGCTTTCATCCGGGCTTCTGCCGACGATGTCGTCGAGCAAGCGCTCGCCTACGTCTTCGGGAAAGATCGCGACTTCCAGGACTTTCTGAAGACGCCTGAAGCACAGCGGATTAGGCCGACACTTCGCGTTCGCCGTGGCGCTGCAAATGATGCCTCGGAGCAGCCCGGAAAGAAGCCCGCTGCTTCAGCATCATCGCCAGCACAAACACCTGCATCTGTGGCGGGATCGAAGGCATGATCCCGCTCCTACATCTGTGGCAGAGCCACAGCGGTGCTGCGCACCGGAAGAAGATTGACACTCCATCCCTCGGATGGGCGTGTTTCGAGCAGATACGAAAACAACCGTTTACGTGTTTGTCTTGTGAGCGACATAGCAGCATCGCGTAAACAACTGTTTTCTTTCTGAAAACTATTGTTTACGCGCGTTGGGGAGGAGTTTATGAATGCGCCAAAGAGAGACATAGTGCCTATCGAGATCAGGCTTGCACGTTCTGCGGGGCGGGCAGGCAGGGACAGGATGGCCAATGCGCGCGTCACCCACGCAGAACAACAGGAATTACAAGAGGCCGCGCGACGTTGCGGAAAATCACTGAGTGAATGGTCGCGCGACACCCTCTTGCGAGAAGCCCGCCGTGGCCCTGGGGATGCCGTCTTCACCGAGCTCATCGCCACCAGGATGCTGCTCGTGAACCTTATCAAGCCGCTCGCGCTTGGCGAGAAAGTCTCGCCTTCGTGGATCACCGAGGCCATGACCATGGTGCGGAAGGAGAAGCACAAGGCCGCCCATGAAGTCATGCAACAGTACACGCAACAGGCAGGAAAGGAGCCCTCCGATGGCAACACAATGGGGTAGAAAAGAGACGATCATCTGGCCGCCGCACGTTCCCTTGATGAGCTATTGCGCCATCGCCGGAACGCTTTTCCTCACGCTATTCTTCGCTTGGCAACGGTATGCCTTTCAGCTGTCACCTCTCCAGAAAGCGTATGTGGTGGATTACGTTCGGTCCGGTGTAGGCGATGTTTTTCATGCCCATCAGAGCTACCGGCTGCTGTATCTCGGAGGGGCCGCTACTAAGCCGCGTCTTGCACTGCCATCGGACTTCGCGGACGGGACGATGACATTGCCGGGCGGCAAGCGTATGCCGTTTGCCCTAGCAGCACTTCCACAGGCACAGGGCTACCGTTTCCCGTTCCGTGGCCCCGTTGAGAAGTTGGCCGATGCCTCGATGTACCGTTGGCTGCACGATGCGATCTTTGATCGTGAAAGTCCGTGGCGGGTGTTCACATTGAGCTTCGTCGAGGGCGTTGCTTGCCTCATCGGCCTGCTTGCTCTGGCGATACCGAAGGACATCCGGCGCTTCAAAGAGATGAAGTACGGACGCGTCCTCCGCGGTCCACGTTTGCTCGACCCAAAGGAGTTCAACAAGGCACAGAAGGGCGATGGTCTGGGCTTCAAAACCACCGAAGCCGACCAGATGATGCGCATTCCTCTGCGCAAGGAAGCGCAGCACCTTCAGCTCATGGGCGATACCGGAGTTGGGAAGACGCAGCTAATCATGCAATGCCTCCGCCAAATCCGGGGACGTGGCGATTCCGCTATCGTCTATGACCCTGCCTGTGAGTACATCCAGCGTTTTTACGATGCCGAACGCGGCGACATCGTGCTCAACCCCCTCGATGCACGCTGCCCTTATTGGGGACCGGCGCAGGAACTGGAATCGGAGGATGAAGCCTATGCCATCGCGGCATCTCTCTATGCGCCGAAGACCGATAAAGTCGATGAGTTTTTCCATGAGACCCCGGCGCAGATCTTCGCGCATCTGCTCAAACGTGGTCCAACTCCGCACCGGCTTGCCGAGTGGATGTCGAATGACCTGGAGCTAATGAAGCGGGTCGAAGGCACCGAGATGGCCTTCTATATCGACCGCAAGGCAGGACCACAAAGAGCGGGCGTTTTGTCCTCGCTCGGACTGGTCGCCAAGTGCTTCCGGATGCTGCCGGAGCGTGATGAGAAGCGCGATGTCTGGAACGCACGCACCTGGTCGAAGAATCGGCAAGGATGGATCTTCATTACCTCACGCCCACCGGAGCGGGATACGCTTCGTCCACTGCATTCTCTCTGGATCGATCTTCTTGTGATGCGGTTGCTGACCGCGCCGCAGCCGGGTCAAAAGCCGGTCTGGTTTGTGATCGATGAGTTGGCGAGCTTGCAGAAGCTGCCTCAGCTTCATACCGCAATCACGGAGAACCGGAAGTCGAAAAATCCGCTCATCCTTGGTTTCCAGGGCAAGGCTCAGCTCGAGGTCATTTACGGTCACCTCGCCGAGGTCATGCTGTCCCAGCCCGCAACCAAAATCTTCATGAAGACGGCGGAGCCGAAGGCCGCCGAGTGGATCTCCGAAGCCATCGGCAAGGTAGAAATTGAGCGTCTGAAAGAGACTAAGTTCGACGGCACCCGGTCAGGACATAACTTCACCGTCGAGCGTCAGATCGAACCCCTCGTCATGGGATCGGAGATCAGCGGCTTGGACGATCGCCACGCGTATCTGAAGCTGGGTAACAGCGTCGCCCGGTTCGCCTTCGAGTACATGGACCTGCCCACGCCCACGCCCGGATTTCTTCCGCGCAAGACTGCTGGCGGCCTCAGTTTCAACCCCGACACGCTGAAGCCCATTACTCCTGAAATTGCCGCCGAGGAGGGATCAGGCGAACCGGAGGATGCAGAGGTGACGACCGAGAGCGGAGGTCCACACGATAAGGAAAGGGCTCCTATTGCGTGGCCGAAGCCGGGCAAAGATCCCCAGCCAGAGCAGCCCATCGTTGGCACGCCCACAGAGGAAGACCTGGACGAGGAACAAGCGCTTGGTCCTGCGCTCATCCGGGAGACGTAGCTTATGCTCGATATCTCGAAGCACCTCAATGCCTCTCAGGCGCAGACGTATCACAAACTCGATTACACTTCGTCCACCCAGAGCTACTACGCCCAGGGCGACAGCGTAAAAGGCGAATGGCAAGGCAAACTTGCAGAGTCGATGGGCGTGTCTGGCGAAGTCTCCGCGCTGGAGTTTTCCAGGCTGACCGAAGGACAACATCCGGTGACTGGCGAGCAGATGGTGCGCCATCGTATCGCTACCGAGTACACCAATCCCGATGGCTCGACCACCAAGGCCGTCGCCCATCGCGCAGGTTGGGATGCGATGTTTGCTCCGACCAAATCGGTATCGTTGACCGCCTTGGTGGGCGGAGACGATCGCATCCGCGAAGCCCACCGAGCGGCAGTCACTGTCGCCCTGGATGAATTGGAGAAGTACACGCACGCTCGGTTGGGTGGCAACAAGCCCGCCGAGCAGACGGGCAAGTTTCTCGCGGCGAAGTTCGAGCACGATACCGCCCGCCCCGTTGACGGGTACGCCGCTCCCCAACTCCATACCCACGCCGTCATCTTCAACGTCACGCAACGTGCCGACGGTAAGACTAGCGCTTTGCAGGAGCAGCCATTCTTCGAAAGTCAGAACTTTGTCACAGCGGTCTATCAGTCGGAACTGATGTATCGGCTACGCTCACTGGGCTATGAGATCGTGCCTGGGGAGAGCGGCGCTCCCGAAATCAAGTCCTATTCTGCCGACTACCTCAAAGCTTCCAGCCAGAGGCGCGAAAAGATCAAGGAAGAGATGGAACGGCGCGGCTTCTCAGGTCCGGAAGCCGCAGAAATCGCTGCTCGTTCGACACGCGAAAAGAAACAGACGATGACTCCCGCCGAGGTATTAGCAGCCCATCGGGAGGTCGCTGCCGAACATGGCAACCAGCCGCAGCGGGTCGTAGCTGAGGCCCGGGAACGGGCTCGAGTCCAGCAGCACAATCCTGATCGCATCGCCCATGCGCGGGAGGCTGTCACCTATGCCAGGAGCAGCCTCTATGAACGTGAAGCCGTTCTAGACGAACGGGCCTTGCTGCGGGACGCGCTCCGTCGCGGTATGGGCAACACCACATATTCCGAGGTCCGTTCCGAGTTTGAGACGCGGCATCAGCGTGGCGACTTCCTCTCCGTGGAATCACAGAAACACGCTTCGAGCCGAAGCTTCACCACGGCGGAAACCATCGCGGCCGAACGAGCAAACATCGCCTTCGTTCGTAGCGCCAAGAACACCGTTGAACCGATCATGTCCGCCGAGGCCGCCCAGCAAGTGGCACGAGCCAAAGAGTTCCTGAACGATTCCCAACGCCTTGTCATCGAAGAGGTGTTGAATTCTACCGACCGCATCCACGGTTTGCAGGGGCGGGCCGGTACCGGCAAAACGTCAGTGGTTCGTTCCATCCGTGAAGGTGCCGAAAAGAGTGGTTATACCGTCGAGGGATTTGCTCCAACATCCCGCGCAGCGGCGCAGCTCCGCGAAGCTGGAATTGATGCTGGGACCTTACAGAGCTTTCTTGCGCGTAAGACAGAATCGCCCACCGAGCGGTCACAACCGCGCTTGTATATGCTCGACGAGTCCAGTCTTGCGAGCACGAAACAGATGCGCGATTTCCTCCAGAGAATAAAGCCAGAGGACCGTGTTCTGGTGATAGGTGACACGGCGCAACATCAGGGCGTGGACGCGGGCCGTCCGTTCCAGCAGATGCAGGAGGCTGGCATGCGAACCGCATTGCTCGACCGCATCATGCGGCAAAAAGACCCCGAGTTGCTCAAAGCTGTCGAGCACCTGTCGAAGAACGAAACCCGCGAGGGTATTGCGCTCCTCCAGCAGCAGGGCCGCATTTCCGAGCTGCCGGATCGGCGTGAACGCATCGCGGCAATCGCCAGGGACTATGCCGCAAAGCCGGAAAATACCATCGTCGTCTCTCCGGACAACAAGAGCCGCCAGGAAATCAATGACGCGGTCCGCTTAGAGCTGTTGCTATCGGGAACGCTAAAGGCCGATGGTAAGACCTTCTTAACCCTCAGCCACCGTTCTGATATGACTGGCGCAGACCGTACCTGGGTGGCACGGTATAACGCAGGGGATGTGATCCAGTACAACACCGGAAGCAAGGAGCTGGGTATCGAGCGCAACTCGCTTGCCACAGTTCGCGCGCTCGATGCCAAGGCAAATCTCTTGACCGTGGAAACCGAACAAGGAAACACCATCGCCTACGATCCGCGCCGCCTACGCGGTGTGAATGTCTTCCGCGAACAGGAACGTGAGTTCGCTACGGGAGACCGCATCCAGTTCACAGCCAGTCTGAAAGATCTTGGTGTAGCGAATCGTGATCTCGCTACCATCCAACGGATCGAAGAAGGACGCATGACCGTCTTGATGGAAGGTAAGAGTAGGCGCACGCTCACCTTCGAGACGGACAAGGTACGGCAATTCGATCATGGCTATGCCGTGACCTCGCACAGTTCACAAGGGCTGACTGCAGAGCGTGTGCTTGCCCACTTCGACACCGATGGCCCACGTGGTCTCATCAACACCAGGCTTGCGTACGTCGCTATCTCCCGTGCGTCCCACGAAGCCCATATCTATACGAACGACGTCACCCGCCTTGGCAGACGTCTCTCCAATGACGTTTCAAAAACGGCGGCCATCGACCTTTCGCAGCCCGTCCCGAAGAACGAGGCAGAGCGCGCTGTTACAGCCTTCCGCGCAGGCGATCCGGGGACTGCCACCACCATCCTGCAACAAGAGGATCGAGTCCACCAATTTGCCAACTCAGAACACCGCCTCGCCGCAGTTGCGCTTGCGTATGTGTCGCGTGAGGACCGTGCCGTGGTCGTAGCGCCTGACGCCAGTGAGCGCAAGGAACTAACGCAGCTCATCCGCGATGAGCAACGCCAGAGGGGACGACTTTCGACAGAGAGTCACGTACTACCCGTGTGGGTTGAGCAGCACTTCGGCAATCCGCGCCTGGCCGCCAACTATGCCCCCCGAGACCAGATTCGCTACAAGTCGGGCAGTCTGGAACATGGCATCGCCGACAACAGCACCATCACCGTCCTGTCGGTCGATGCGAAGGCCAATCGTCTCACGGTGGGCAGTCTTGATGGGTGTGAGGTGAGCTACAACCCTGCGTCGCTAAGGACTCAAACCGGGCAAAGTCACGTCTTTCGCGAAGAGTTACGTGAGATCTCAGAGGGTGAGCGCATTCGCTTCACGGCCACCTCAGAGCAGTTCCATATTCGCAAGGGAGAATTCGCCACCGTCGAGCGCATCGGCGAGGATCGTTCCTTGACGGTAC
Above is a genomic segment from Terriglobus tenax containing:
- a CDS encoding type IV secretion system DNA-binding domain-containing protein; protein product: MATQWGRKETIIWPPHVPLMSYCAIAGTLFLTLFFAWQRYAFQLSPLQKAYVVDYVRSGVGDVFHAHQSYRLLYLGGAATKPRLALPSDFADGTMTLPGGKRMPFALAALPQAQGYRFPFRGPVEKLADASMYRWLHDAIFDRESPWRVFTLSFVEGVACLIGLLALAIPKDIRRFKEMKYGRVLRGPRLLDPKEFNKAQKGDGLGFKTTEADQMMRIPLRKEAQHLQLMGDTGVGKTQLIMQCLRQIRGRGDSAIVYDPACEYIQRFYDAERGDIVLNPLDARCPYWGPAQELESEDEAYAIAASLYAPKTDKVDEFFHETPAQIFAHLLKRGPTPHRLAEWMSNDLELMKRVEGTEMAFYIDRKAGPQRAGVLSSLGLVAKCFRMLPERDEKRDVWNARTWSKNRQGWIFITSRPPERDTLRPLHSLWIDLLVMRLLTAPQPGQKPVWFVIDELASLQKLPQLHTAITENRKSKNPLILGFQGKAQLEVIYGHLAEVMLSQPATKIFMKTAEPKAAEWISEAIGKVEIERLKETKFDGTRSGHNFTVERQIEPLVMGSEISGLDDRHAYLKLGNSVARFAFEYMDLPTPTPGFLPRKTAGGLSFNPDTLKPITPEIAAEEGSGEPEDAEVTTESGGPHDKERAPIAWPKPGKDPQPEQPIVGTPTEEDLDEEQALGPALIRET
- the mobF gene encoding MobF family relaxase, producing MLDISKHLNASQAQTYHKLDYTSSTQSYYAQGDSVKGEWQGKLAESMGVSGEVSALEFSRLTEGQHPVTGEQMVRHRIATEYTNPDGSTTKAVAHRAGWDAMFAPTKSVSLTALVGGDDRIREAHRAAVTVALDELEKYTHARLGGNKPAEQTGKFLAAKFEHDTARPVDGYAAPQLHTHAVIFNVTQRADGKTSALQEQPFFESQNFVTAVYQSELMYRLRSLGYEIVPGESGAPEIKSYSADYLKASSQRREKIKEEMERRGFSGPEAAEIAARSTREKKQTMTPAEVLAAHREVAAEHGNQPQRVVAEARERARVQQHNPDRIAHAREAVTYARSSLYEREAVLDERALLRDALRRGMGNTTYSEVRSEFETRHQRGDFLSVESQKHASSRSFTTAETIAAERANIAFVRSAKNTVEPIMSAEAAQQVARAKEFLNDSQRLVIEEVLNSTDRIHGLQGRAGTGKTSVVRSIREGAEKSGYTVEGFAPTSRAAAQLREAGIDAGTLQSFLARKTESPTERSQPRLYMLDESSLASTKQMRDFLQRIKPEDRVLVIGDTAQHQGVDAGRPFQQMQEAGMRTALLDRIMRQKDPELLKAVEHLSKNETREGIALLQQQGRISELPDRRERIAAIARDYAAKPENTIVVSPDNKSRQEINDAVRLELLLSGTLKADGKTFLTLSHRSDMTGADRTWVARYNAGDVIQYNTGSKELGIERNSLATVRALDAKANLLTVETEQGNTIAYDPRRLRGVNVFREQEREFATGDRIQFTASLKDLGVANRDLATIQRIEEGRMTVLMEGKSRRTLTFETDKVRQFDHGYAVTSHSSQGLTAERVLAHFDTDGPRGLINTRLAYVAISRASHEAHIYTNDVTRLGRRLSNDVSKTAAIDLSQPVPKNEAERAVTAFRAGDPGTATTILQQEDRVHQFANSEHRLAAVALAYVSREDRAVVVAPDASERKELTQLIRDEQRQRGRLSTESHVLPVWVEQHFGNPRLAANYAPRDQIRYKSGSLEHGIADNSTITVLSVDAKANRLTVGSLDGCEVSYNPASLRTQTGQSHVFREELREISEGERIRFTATSEQFHIRKGEFATVERIGEDRSLTVRSDQGKLIALPDRESRHIDYGYAVDRIPQRGMHRVIFSGETAQIVQMNFARLSRQTRGIELYTTPDQQFRMQKTAVGRFKTEIPIPTEENIFEQVREGFGRDR
- a CDS encoding plasmid mobilization protein is translated as MANARVTHAEQQELQEAARRCGKSLSEWSRDTLLREARRGPGDAVFTELIATRMLLVNLIKPLALGEKVSPSWITEAMTMVRKEKHKAAHEVMQQYTQQAGKEPSDGNTMG